In the Epinephelus lanceolatus isolate andai-2023 chromosome 6, ASM4190304v1, whole genome shotgun sequence genome, one interval contains:
- the kank3 gene encoding KN motif and ankyrin repeat domain-containing protein 3, with protein MTQSVQVNPKLPDLGSPFIYPSQEEADQSGSYSVQTPYGFQLDLDFLKYVEEIESGHNLRRAPIGSRRSGRGVKLSQRSVGGRTSGWTSTESLASPASEDGRAPPPPPPRNRLGSAPCEGLCISPVTLLNVPPLSAGAKVPPPPPQRNPRVERTLLETSRRLQQEQTHQHQNGGRIQLTDPPKQRLPSPSTQPLLSSLTKPSPQTSGRSTPAAGTTMTPIPPSQLQTVREQMATALKQLKEMEERVKGVPALEKEVAKLRAEKDMLLLALQEKNAAMEEAQQKQQTTESFTQTTETLQSDHSIHSRLAAPTSPGHKPLTKSGELKRLAEKFECKDEKATKASPKVLIKAPEKVPVVEKKSVAVGDDVPMDSVVFYYSQGVKDASEGTEVNVCERGTETEVPLVHEEGVQASVETEEAEVWVMESLLGLTSEAQREIDTLQDTIKFQQESIVALEDRLSAADKDMGLLKAQVEEKTSKVTFEKGVLAKPDMTNAQVETLTAAVKHAAVLCRPEVSDACVGESLKVAQMEQGTQTDAVAETEEPALIAVVSTASQWEILFEEKMEEQKVTVPKKRQLTIADYKVSPGEEVVCMAEKKEEDREEKTAASSTKTGMLKSIMKRKDGSNAGENRTTGKKSLQFVGILNGGYESTSSEEEEEEEEEEEEEEEEEEEEEEDGSSSGESGEGECLDSTEEDEVALDDETSEEERNVNLDESDTDEETLRATNYSSDAVKEKFELSSKMREACLIMKNHLNDDVKTLKSKEVLSSTHTVQLEWFRISSAKMAQPSRVSDYLMAFSEVSSVLLEHVVNMTDGNGNTALHYSVSHSNFGVVGLLLDTGVCNVDKQNKAGYTAIMLAALSTVKEEEDMAVVKRLFSQGNVNAKASQAGQTALMLAVSHGRQEMVRALLECGADVNVQDDEGSTALMCASEHGRAEIVKLLLEQPGCDISIVDNDGSNALSIALEASHNDTAVLLYAHMNYAKTQPAVGSPKAQPKSPSSPSKSWPSD; from the exons ATGACTCAGTCAGTGCAAGTTAACCCAAAGCTGCCTG ATCTGGGCTCTCCTTTCATCTACCCCAGCCAGGAGGAGGCTGACCAGTCAGGCTCCTACTCCGTCCAGACTCCGTATGGTTTCCAGCTGGATCTGGACTTCCTCAAATATGTAGAAGAGATAGAAAGTGGGCACAATCTCCGTCGGGCACCCATCGGTTCCCGCCGCTCTGGCCGAGGGGTCAAACTCTCTCAGAGGAGTGTAGGTGGTCGTACCAGTGGCTGGACATCCACAGAGTCTCTGGCGTCCCCGGCCAGTGAGGATGGCAGAGCGCCTCCGCCACCGCCACCACGAAACCGCCTTGGGTCAGCACCTTGTGAAGGACTCTGTATTTCCCCCGTGACTCTCCTCAATGTTCCTCCCCTGTCAGCTGGAGCCAAAGTGCCACCTCCTCCACCGCAGCGCAACCCCAGAGTGGAGCGGACTCTTCTGGAAACCAGCCGGCGGCTTCAGCAGGAACAAACCCACCAGCACCAGAACGGGGGGCGCATCCAGCTCACAGATCCTCCCAAACAGCGCTTACCCTCTCCATCCACCCAGCCTCTGCTGAGTAGCCTGACTAAACCCAGCCCTCAGACCTCTGGGCGCAGCACTCCAGCTGCTGGCACCACAATGACACCAATCCCACCCAGCCAGCTGCAGACGGTTAGAGAGCAGATGGCTACAGCCTTGAAACAGCTGAAGGAGATGGAAGAGAGGGTAAAAGGTGTTCCTGCACTTGAGAAAGAGGTGGCCAAGCTTCGTGCAGAGAAAGACATGCTCCTGTTAGCCCTGCAGGAGAAGAACGCAGCCATGGAGGAGGCCCAGCAGAAGCAACAGACCACAGAATCTTTTACCCAAACCACAGAGACCCTTCAGTCTGACCACAGTATCCACAGTCGACTGGCTGCACCAACTTCACCTGGACATAAACCCCTCACAAAATCTGGGGAGCTGAAAAGGCTGGCTGAGAAATTTGAGTGTAAGGATGAGAAAGCTACAAAAGCTTCACCGAAAGTCTTGATAAAAGCTCCAGAAAAAGTTCCCGTCGTTGAGAAGAAATCAGTGGCTGTTGGGGACGATGTGCCGATGGACTCTGTTGTTTTCTATTACAGCCAGGGTGTGAAAGATGCCTCTGAGGGCACTGAGGTAAACGTTTGTGAGAGGGGCACAGAAACTGAGGTCCCTCTGGTTCATGAGGAGGGAGTACAGGCCAGTGTGGAGACAGAGGAGGCTGAGGTTTGGGTTATGGAGTCACTACTTGGGCTGACCAGCGAAGCACAGCGGGAGATTGACACCTTACAGGACACCATTAAATTCCAGCAGGAGTCCATTGTGGCTCTGGAGGACAGGTTGAGTGCGGCCGACAAAGACATGGGGCTCCTTAAAGCCCAGGTGGAGGAGAAAACCTCCAAAGTCACGTTTGAGAAGGGGGTTCTTGCAAAACCAGACATGACGAATGCCCAAGTAGAGACATTGACTGCTGCGGTAAAGCATGCTGCAGTTTTGTGTCGTCCTGAGGTAAGCGATGCATGTGTAGGTGAGAGCCTAAAGGTAGCTCAGATGGAACAAGGCACTCAGACTGATGCTGTAGCAGAGACAGAAGAACCAGCTCTCATTGCAGTGGTCAGCACTGCGAGCCAGTGGGAGATCTTGTTTgaggaaaagatggaggagCAGAAAGTTACAGTCCCAAAGAAGAGACAGTTGACCATCGCTGATTACAAGGTCTCACCAGGAGAGGAGGTGGTCTGTATGGCtgagaagaaagaggaagatcGAGAAGAGAagactgcagccagcagcaccAAGACAG GTATGCTGAAATCAATCATGAAGAGGAAGGATGGGAGTAACGCAGGCGAGAATCGCACCACTGGCAAGAAGAGCCTGCAGTTTGTTGGTATTCTAAATGGAGG GTATGAATCTACATccagtgaagaagaagaggaggaggaggaggaggaggaggaggaggaggaggaggaagaagaggaggaggaggatgggagtTCTTCTGGAGAAAGTGGAGAAGGCGAGTGCTTGGACAGCACTGAGGAGGACGAGGTGGCTCTGGACGACGAAAcgtcagaggaggaaagaaacgTCAACCTGGATGAGAGTGACACTGATGAGGAAACCCTGAGAGCCACAAATTATTCATCTGATGCTGTGAAAGAGAA gtttGAGCTGAGCTCGAAAATGCGTGAAGCGTGCCTGATTATGAAGAACCACCTGAACGATGATGTCAAAACACTGAAGAGTAAGGAAGTG CTCTCCAGCACCCACACAGTCCAGCTCGAGTGGTTCCGCATCTCCAGCGCCAAGATGGCTCAGCCTTCACGGGTCTCAGACTACCTGATGGCGTTCTCGGAGGTATCTTCGGTGCTGCTGGAGCATGTAGTCAACATGACGGATGGCAACGGCAACACAGCTCTCCACTACAGTGTCTCCCACTCCAACTTTGGTGTGGTGGGGCTGCTGCTGGACACAG GTGTGTGCAACGTGGATAAGCAGAACAAGGCGGGCTACACAGCCATCATGCTGGCTGCTCTCTCTActgtgaaggaggaggaggacatggCTGTGGTCAAGAGGCTCTTCAGTCAGGGCAACGTCAACGCCAAGGCCAGCCAG GCGGGCCAGACAGCGTTGATGCTAGCTGTTAGCCATGGTCGGCAGGAGATGGTGCGGGCACTGCTGGAGTGTGGCGCTGATGTTAACGTGCAGGACGACGAGGGATCCACAGCTCTCATGTGTGCAAGTGAACATGGCCGTGCTGAGATCGTCAAACTGCTCCTGGAACAGCCTGGTTGTGACATATCCATTGTTGATAAT GATGGCAGCAATGCTCTGTCAATCGCACTGGAGGCGTCTCACAATGACACAGCTGTACTGCTCTACGCCCATATGAACTATGCAAAGACCCAGCCTGCTGTG GGGAGTCCGAAGGCTCAGCCGAAGAGCCC